A genomic segment from Triticum dicoccoides isolate Atlit2015 ecotype Zavitan chromosome 1A, WEW_v2.0, whole genome shotgun sequence encodes:
- the LOC119341456 gene encoding CTD small phosphatase-like protein, with amino-acid sequence MANQVASEVIEIIEDDNSVGEECWDLLEVICSFAFQDLNPASTSSAHFQASSEFNVEDYVNEGGDGILAAPSFFANGDGILAAPNHTIINSNEKPQDPGQSCSLLPSSPTEDSPLYMLATSDGALSNKYVMDDLTTMSGSHVVLPSIQENVGASSIAFAGTTADMCFVKNPQSQFLGQPSTCSSPEIIDLTQIDDMDETDDVPMELAPIPELDALTDMDQIDDVPMLLPRKNVTLALDLDGTLIHSARYDHGADFSFPMRRGEEEYTVYVKKRPHVDAFLEEAAHMFELVVFTASTSSYANQVINALDPENRLISRRFFRESCVSVDGNYQKDLTIIEADLAKVAIVDNTPEVFQQQVNNGIPIKSWSSGRYDISLLELIPFLETIADADDVRPIIADKFAN; translated from the exons ATGGCGAACCAGGTAGCTTCTGAGGTTATTGAGATCATTGAAGATGACAATTCTGTAGGTGAAGAATGTTGGGATTTGCTTGAG GTTATTTGTTCTTTTGCTTTTCAG GATTTAAATCCAGCCTCCACTTCCTCAGCACATTTTCAGGCCAGTTCTGAGTTTAATGTAGAAGATTATGTCAATGAAG GTGGAGATGGAATTCTAGCAGCACCTTCCTTTTTTGCTAATGGAGATGGAATTTTAGCAGCACCAAATCATACTATCATCAATAGTAATGAAAAACCTCAAGACCCGGGTCAGAGTTGCAGCCTGCTGCCCAGTTCCCCAACTGAGGATTCTCCTCTTTATATGCTTGCTACTTCAGATGGGGCTCTAAGTAATAAATATGTTATGGATGACTTGACAACCATGAGTGGCAGTCATGTAGTACTCCCTTCCATTCAGGAAAATGTAGGGGCCAGCAGTATTGCCTTTGCTGGTACAACTGCAGACATGTGCTTTGTTAAGAACCCGCAGTCTCAATTCCTTGGTCAGCCTTCAACTTGCTCTTCACCGGAAATAATTGATCTTACTCAGATTGATGACATGGATGAAACTGATGATGTACCAATGGAATTAGCACCTATACCTGAATTAGATGCTCTTACAGACATGGATCAGATTGATGACGTACCAATGTTACTACCTAGGAAGAATGTCACTCTTGCACTAGATCTTGATG GCACCCTTATCCACTCAGCAAGGTACGACCATGGCGCGGACTTCTCATTTCCTATGCGCCGTGGAGAAGAAGAGTACACTGTCTACGTGAAGAAGAGACCGCATGTAGATGCCTTCCTTGAAGAGGCGGCTCATATGTTTGAGCTTGTTGTATTTACGGCTAGCACAAGCTCTTATGCAAACCAAGTGATTAATGCATTGGATCCTGAGAACAGACTGATATCACGGCGTTTTTTCCGGGAGTCATGTGTCTCGGTAGATGGAAACTACCAGAAGGATCTGACCATTATTGAAGCTGATCTTGCAAAGGTTGCAATTGTTGACAATACCCCTGAG GTTTTCCAGCAACAGGTGAATAATGGGATACCCATAAAGAGCTGGTCAAGTGGCCGGTATGACATTTCGCTGCTTGAGCTAATCCCCTTCTTGGAAACAATTGCTGACGCGGATGATGTCCGGCCGATCATTGCAGACAAATTTGCCAATTAA